One genomic window of Monodelphis domestica isolate mMonDom1 chromosome 1, mMonDom1.pri, whole genome shotgun sequence includes the following:
- the LOC100030289 gene encoding olfactory receptor 49-like: MGNNSTTVTEIILLGLTDACEFQMPIFVGLLLTYLIILLGNLLIIVVTLMDHRLYTPMYYFLRNFAVLEIWFTSVIFPKMLNNILTGNKTISLVGCFLQGFLYFFLGTTEFLLLAVMSFDRYVAICNPLRYATIMSKRVCVQLVLSSWLGGFLLIVIPSGITFQQPFCGPNVINHFFCDNFPLLELVCADTSLVELMGFVVANISLLGTLSVTAPCYGHILYTILRIPSAKERQKAFSTCSSHIIVVSLFYGSCIFMYVRAGKGSEGENLNKVVALLITVVTPMLNPFIYTLRNKQVKLVIREKVGKWISQA, encoded by the coding sequence ATGGGAAACAATAGCACTACTGTCACTGAGATCATTCTTCTGGGACTCACAGATGCTTGTGAATTCCAGATGCCAATCTTCGTGGGGCTCCTCCTGACCTACCTTATCATACTGCTAGGGAATCTCCTTATCATTGTTGTCACCCTGATGGATCATCGTCTATACACTCCCATGTACTACTTCCTCAGAAACTTTGCTGTTCTGGAGATCTGGTTCACTTCTGTCATCTTTCCCAAGATGCTGAACAACATCCTAACAGGCAATAAGACCATCTCCTTGGTAGGATGTTTCCTGCAGGGTTTTCTTTACTTCTTCCTAGGAACTACAGAATTCCTCCTCCTGGCCGTGATGTCCTTTGATCGATATGTAGCAATCTGTAATCCTTTACGCTATGCTACCATCATGAGCAAAAGGGTCTGTGTGCAGCTGGTGCTGTCTTCATGGTTGGGAGGTTTCCTTCTCATCGTTATACCCAGTGGCATCACATTTCAGCAGCCTTTCTGTGGTCCTAATGTCATCAATCATTTTTTCTGTGACAATTTCCCATTGCTAGAACTAGTCTGTGCAGATACAAGCCTGGTGGAACTGATGGGCTTTGTTGTAGCCAATATCAGTCTGTTGGGGACCCTATCTGTGACTGCCCCCTGTTATGGTCACATCCTCTACACAATCCTGCGCATCCCCTCAGCCAAGGAGAGGCAGAAAGCCTTTTCCACTTGCTCCTCCCACATCATTGTAGTATCTCTCTTCTATGGAAGCTGCATCTTTATGTATGTCAGGGCAGGTAAGGGCAGTGAGGGAGAGAACCTGAACAAAGTGGTGGCCCTCCTCATCACTGTAGTGACCCCAATGCTCAACCCTTTCATCTACACTCTGAGGAACAAACAGGTGAAACTGGTGATTAGGGAGAAGGTTGGAAAATGGATCTCCCAGGCCTGA